The Oncorhynchus mykiss isolate Arlee chromosome 22, USDA_OmykA_1.1, whole genome shotgun sequence sequence ACTTTTGGGAATGTTGTTGTTATGTCAATCTGATCCGTAAATGTCACTGTCTCCTCCAAGGGAGAACTCaaatgaagaaaaatataaaaaacgcGAAATGGCCCTGATACTTGATCCTACAGACCCACCAGCCCACTATGGAGAGGAGCAGCCTCACACCGTGGGGGATTCTCAACCAGTCAGGACAGCCACACAACAATACCAACATTGGGGTGGTGACATGTGTCTTCATCAACCTACCTGTCCTCCTAGACCCTAGAACTTCTCTCTGACCCTTTACCTGGCCTCtgtgtgtccttacagtgagTTCTCTTGTCCCCCAGCACCCTCCCATGGAGCTAGAGCGAACGGTGACTCTGACTCCTACTGCAGACATGGCACCACAATATATGTCCAGGATTACTTTGTGAAATAAGTAGGTATTTTGCGAGGAATACGCAGTTTAACCCTCTATGCTACTCCATGCATTATACTTCTGTGATGCTGCCACCTACCTGAAATCCTCTTACAGTAGTTGTTTCAGTGTCCAGTCTCCCAGTGCTGGTTATAGAGCTAGAGTGATGGAGGCGGATGGTACTTAAAGCGTAATAGGAAAACTTAAGGTCATATAAAGCTGAATGCATACATGCCTTTTCATACATCTTCATGCGTCTGTGTGTGGCCGAAGCCGTACTGTACCAAATcaaatgcgctgaatacaacaggtattcagaccttaccgtgaaatgcttactcacaagcccttaaccaacaatgcagttcaagaaatagagttaagaaaatatttactaaattaactaaagtaaaaaacataaaaaaggttacacaataaaataacaataacgaggctatatacacagggtaccggtACCCAATCCACATGTATTGCGAACACAGTGGGTCATGACAGGTTAGGGATTTTGAAGGGTTTTGATACCGATTGTTAATGTATTAGTGCTGTGACTGACATTGTAATTCGTAATGAGATGTTTAGCTCATGTGAATTGCCTTGTGTGCGCCCATTTGAATAAAACAGAATTCCACCACTAGATGGTGCAAGAGAATCAGTCCTGCATGATTTGCAAACGCACAAGAAAGAAATTGCTCctaatctaggatcagattaGCAAACCTTGAATCATACCCTTAACTATTAGCATATTAAAGTATATCtgacagtggaggctcctcagaggaagaaggggaggaccatACGGCACAATGATTTTCAGAAGAAAAAGTTGTCCTTTTTAAATAAAACTATTATAAATATAATCACataaccaaataattgattaaaacaaacTATTTTCTCTGCACTCTGCACTCTGTgctccgtcctcctctgggtacattgacttcaatacaaaaccttggaggctcatggttctcaccccctttcatagatttatacagtaattatgacaCGTAATTATgacagagctcttgcagcatgaactgacatattgtccacccaatcaaaggatcagagaattaatctagtccAGAAAGAAtcaactacagctagctagcactgcagtgaatGTGGCGAGTAGTTGActcgaagagagagaaagacaataactgaacagtttttaacaaattaatttcttccaaaattaaggagaagcaagagaaagatagagagatatTTCATCCTTTTAAAGAAAAAGTTCAGtgtcacttacttagctagcaaaatcagctagctagtttagcctactcaaacaccctgctcaaacagagggtgttagcttgctggctatgactatccaacacaacactggaactcttccaagtcaaggtaagcttttggtttttcAAATATATTTCCACTGGGCCCGCcgatgtaactgctaaactgattactgactgtatactgtaatgttATGGCACGATTGTAGCAGGTTAACTAAGACATTAGTTTTATTAGCTAGGTTGACTATGACgctactttagctaatatggtgacaaaaaatgtaggctgtgtgtagaggttatgacatggtttgacttggaaagtttttttttgcctggtcacatacagctgatgtgttgtgtagGCATCCACAAGCGACGAAGGGAAAATATGCCAGGAGGAGAGCACATAGATGAGAGAAGGAATACAACACGGctgttatgaaagtgaactgtgttaaCGCATGTTCAAGGGTGTACTCATTCCgacgattctgttgaaaaatcaGGGATAAacgtacctgaatttgtccaatagaaactctcgtttgctactgttggactaatggttacaccctatatcagatagatgcaggcaagagtgtgtatTGAAAGTGTCCTATTTTGCTAAACTTTagttcataggctaggttgtagcaacctcatgatgggtatagggaaaatttgagtatcgtGGTAGCCTCACCCTATCGCTGtaacattgaactgggtgaatggaatatgtaCGGCAATCATCCAATATGttttaatagaaataaggccatgctcatgaaacaaatgtatcgtcctccctcatcttaagcATCGCTGCTCCTGAGTgcctcagtggtctaaggcactgtatctcagtgcagaggtgtcactacaaaccCTGGATCGATCcccggctgtatcacaactggccatgattgggtgtcccatagagcggcgcacaattgtcccagtgtcgtccgggtaaGAGGAGGGTTTGgttggggtaggctgtcattgtaaaataagaatctgttctttattgacttgccttgttaaataaacggcactgaccgccactgataTCTAACCCTGGACCTGTAGTTTGGGGCAACTTCTACCAACTCCTTTAGAAAAGGATGACATTGTTGTTAACTTCTTGTCCTTTCCTTACAGTAATACAAGATGAACAGCAATGGGTCTTTTAGTAGTTCTTTATTTGGATTTCAAATACAGACTTTTCATCGGTGCCCTTGGAAAATTACTTATACAGACAGTGCTGTGTCGTCTCTCACGTTTATAAGCACTTAGAGTCAGTGTTACCAGGCATTTCCACCAGCCTTAAATGTATACTTGCTATTTATTGGGCATGATAAATTGAGCTTATCAAACTGTCAATGTTTACACTTCTGTTATTAACATTTAGTATTTTTCTTTAGTTGTAGCTTTTATGTTTTATTCCCATCTGAATAACATTAAACTTTGCACCAGTGTAAAAGCCCGGTAAAATCTGTTCCTTTGTGTTAGTTTACTTTGGAGCTCATTTACTTAGAAATGTGTTCTCCTTCATACACACCACAAAATAGCCTTTCAAAACGTAAAGTGATAGTCCACCCAAATTACAGAATTACATATTTGTTTCCATAGACTGCAGTAATTGTGTGATTTGGGTGGACTTTCCTTTCTAAATACATAAACTCAGAATATGTGAATCTTAACAGCATATAATAGATTAGGACAGCAGATATTCTTGCGCAATACCTCAAACTGATATTGGATATCAAGCCAGGGTTCACAGAAAGCAATATTTGCTGTTGCACACCAACAAATCTAAGACCAATGACACAAAAACCTATGTTTGACAAATGTCTATTTTAGAACTCAAAGAGCATATTGGGTTAGTAGCCTGATAGTATATTGTGCtattgtgatatatatatatatatttccagttGTGCTATGACGGGTTGTTGTTGGGACTCATTTTTACGGTTCCTGGCtgattttttcaaatgtattattttaaaACATTCCTCCTGGTTGTTTCATTGCTATCTAATCAGATTTGTCGGCCACTCGCTGCCTGCCAATCAGATGTCTTTGCCACACTCAGGGCACAGGATGTCATCACGCTCAGTGAGGAAACCCCGGCCCACCAGGGAGACGGAGCACTTCCTACAGTTGAAGCAGTCATGGTGCCACTGACGCTCTTCAAAGGAGATGTACTTACTTCCACCCAGacctgagagagacagggagagatcaaAACATACTGTTATCCAAAGGTGAGAGAGGTCTCTACATCCTAAATCATAAATGCATCCTTCATTGAAGTTGTCTCAGATCAGAGTGGAGGAAACAGTAGGACAGATACCTTACTTTCTCTTATCAAATTACATAGATCTGTGAttggggagggaggaaaggagaccGTAATGATTCAAACAAGGCACAGTGTGTGGCGTGATGTGAGTGAGTGAATAAGTGACTGACTCATTAGAAGTTAGAACTGATGGAAGTGAGCATCTAATTGACTGACTGACACTCTGTTAGATACACACAGTGTGCGTTCTGGTACACACAATCTCATCGCAGGTCTGCACAGATGGTTGGATTGTGTTATCATGTTAGTGTAGTTCCAGATACACTAAGCACTATTCCACATGTTGTAAACatgcccgacaggatgctctcaattgtgcatctgtaaaagtttgtggttTCTTCAGcctctgttgcaccttcttcaccacactgcctgtgtgagtggaccatctcagtttgtcagtgatgtgtacgccaaggaacttcaagatttccaccttctccactgcgggcccgtcgatgtggataggggggtgctccctctgctgtttcctgaagaccacaatcatctcctttgttttgtgagaggttattttcctggcatcacactcccagagccctcacctcctccctgtaggctgtctcatcattgttggtaatcaagcctactagggaaaggtggatacctagtcagttgtacaactgaatgcattcaactgaaatgtgtcttccgcatttaacccaacccctcggaatcagagaggtgcggggggctgccttaaattGACATCCACATGTTCGGCACCcagggatcagtgggttaactgccttgctcaggggcagaatgacagattttaaccttgtcagctcggggattcaatcctgtaacctttcagttaccggcccaatgctctaactactaggctctgttgtgtcatccgcaaacAGAACAGGGAGTACGCACCCTTTTGggggcccagtgttgaggatcagcgaagtagGGGTGTTGTTTCCtaacttcaccacctggggccggcccgtcaggaagtccaggacccagttgcacagaacggggttgagacccagggcctcaagttTAGTGGTGAGCTTGGATGGTACTATTGTGTTGACTGCTGatctatagtcaatgaacagcatttttacataggtattcctcttgttcagatgggatagggcTTTTACAAAACCATTTATCCTTCTAGTTATCAATAGCTAAAGAAACAAAGATTAGAACCATCTGAACAAATTGTTCAATAGAAATGGAAAAATTGGTCAAAcattaataaaaatgtatttcattgtgtttattttatatttatatatatatgcaatgttaattgcattgtctgtggatctattaagtagaggtcgaccgattaatcggaatggctgattaatcagggccgatttcacgttttcataacaatcggtaatctgcatttttggacacagaTTGTGGAcgtttttttatttgaatttttgtacctttatttaactaggcaagtcagttaagaacacattcttattttcaatgacggcctaggaatggtgggttaactgccttggtcaggggcagaactacagatctttaccttgtcagctcggggattcggtcTTGCTCTGTATggataacgatgcttcgagggtggctattttagatgtgttcctggttcgagcccaggtaggggggaggagagggacagaagctatactgttacactggcaatactaaaatgcctataagaacatccaatagtcaaaggtatatgaaatataaatggtatagagatgaatagtcctataattcctataataactacaacctaaaacttcttacctgggaatattgaagactcatgttaaaaggaaccaccagctttcatgtgttctcatgttctgagcaaggaacttaaacgttagcttttttacatagcacatattgcacttttactttcttctccaacactttgtttttgcattatttaaaccaaattgaacatgtttcattatttttacaatttattgagtctaaattgattttattgatgtattatattaagttaaaataaaagtgttcattcagtattgttgtaattgtcattattacaaataaataaataaaattggccggttaatcggtatcggctttttttggtcctccaataatcggtatcgttgttgaaaaatcataaatcggtcgacctctactattaaggcggtaagcaaattgaagtgggtctatattagggctgcccaaccctcttcctggagatctaccgtcctgtgggttttcagtccaaccctaatttaacacacctgattctactaattagctgctcatCAAGACCTTAACTGGCTGAATCAGATAaggctaaattagggttggactgaaaacctacaggacagtagatctccaggaagggggttgggcagccctggtctagggtgtcaggtaaggtagagttgatatgatccttgaccagTCTCTCAAAGCGCTTCATGATAGCAGAACTGAGTGCTCTGGgacgatagtaatttagttcagttacttttgctttcttggatgcaggaacaatggtggccaccCGGAAGCATGTGGGgtcagcagactgggataggtagagattgaatatgtctgtaaacacaccagccagctggtctgcgcatgctctgaggatgcagctagggatgccgtctgggccggcagcattGCAAgagttaacacgcttaaatgtcttactcacgttggctacggagaaggagagcccgcagaccttggtagcgggccacattgttggcactgtgttatcctcaaagcgggcgaagcaggtgtttagcttgtccggaagcaagacgtcagtgtcTGTGACGtgactggttttccttttgtagtccgtgattatctgtagaccctgccacacacGTCTTgtttctgagccgttgaattgagattccactttgtctctatactgacgttttgcctgttttgattgcttgtggagggaataactacaccgtttgtattctgccataaatcccagtcaccttgccatggttaaatgcggtggtttccactttcagttttgcacaaattCTGCCATCTATCCattgtttctggttagggtaggttttaatagtcacagtgggtacatctcctatacactttcTGATAAACTTAGTCACCGTATCAGTATAtttgtcaatgttattctctgaggctacatggaacatatcccagtttgCGTGaacaaaacaatcttgaagtgtggattccgattggtcagaccagcgttgaatagtccttagcacgggtacttcttgtttctgcctataggaagggaggagcaaagtggagtcgtgatcagatttgtcaaagggagggcgggggagggcctcgTAGGCAtccggaagttggagtagcagtggtcgtgTTTTAGCAGTGGTCGAGTACCTCAGGCATTGTGTTGGTCgaacttcggtagcgttttcctcaaatttgctttgttaaaatccacagctacaataaatgcagcctcaggatatgtggtttccagtttgcataaaatccagtgaagttctttgagggctgtCAGCTTGAGGTggaatatacacagctgtgactataaccgaagataattattttgggaggtaatacggtcggcatttgattgtgaggtattttagtttgggtgaacaaaaggacttgagttcctgtatgttatcacaatcacatcaTGAGTAGTTAACCATGAAACATAcaaccccgcccttcttcttccctgagagatttattcctgtctgtgcgatgatctgagaacccaactggctgtacggactcagacagtatatccagagagagacatgttactgtgaaacagagtatgttacaatccctgatgtctctctggaaggaaatcctCGCTCTCAGctcatcaactttattatccagagactgaacattagcgagtaatatatcCGGAAGAGGTaggtggtgtgcacgcctcctgagtcggactggaggtccactccgaatacctcttcttcGCTGGCGATGTTTTGGGTCAGCcgctggaatcagttcaatttgCCTGGGTGGTACGAACCAAGGTTACGATtctggaaagtcgtattcctgatcGTAATATTGGTAATGCTTGTGAGTTacctctgatatccaaaagttcttcccggctgtaagTTAAATCACAAAAAATGTTCTGgcctaataatgtaagaaataaaaaacaaaatactgcaaagttgacTAGGGGCTAGTTGCTCAGCGGCCCTCACTATCGGCGCCATTTTCTGGCCTCTGATAATCTGTGCATGACCTGGGCAGAAAACGTGTATCTGTAACACACCCACATATATAGATAGTTTACCACTGATTGGGGTGGTGCAGGAGGCACACTTCTTAGCGTACAGGTTGCAGAAACAGTTGAGGCAGTATGCAAAGTCATCACGGGAGGTGAACCGCTGGCCTGACAGCTGCTGCTTGCAGCCGGTGCACAGGAAGCAGTCCTTATGCCAGGGCTGGTCGCGATAGGTCACCCCACCAGTAGTGATTGGCTATTTAATGGGGAGAGAAAGGGTTAGGCATACAGGCACACATTTGACCATGCACACACATACGTGTGCACACAAGTACGCACATACACatgtgcacatgcacacaccaaGTACTGCCATCCAGATACCAGATCTTCGTGGTTACAGCAATCCATTTAGTAAATTGCCACTTGTATAGATACTGATAGCATTTATATACATATCAAGTGCTACTTCATGTTCCTATAGTCTTGTCTGCCAGACACAGCCAGACTTTCAGCCGATATCCAACATTTTCTATGTTGTATACATCAATTTAGAGGTCAGAAAAACTTTcgaaaaaacactacagtatttacACTGTCATGACCTTTGACCTACTTTCTTGCAATGCACACACTGCATGGCAAACTGTTTCTCGTAGCAGGGCACACAGAAGTTTTGGTTCTCCTTGGGGATGAAGCTCTTGGTGCCGATGGGCTGCTGGCAACGCTGGCAGGTGAAGCAGGTCTCATGCCAGCTGTTACCCTTATGCTCCATCTTCCTGGAGCCTGCATGAAGGAGATGAagcaagagaggggagggatggacagagggagggaaggaaagagggagggagcagggggagggtgagtgaataagagagggatggagatacaGAGGTAGATTAATAAAGGGACATTAGGAAAGGAGAAAGGATGGAGAGTGGTAaaaaggtcacacacacacacacactactcagtcCTTGGGTTACACACACATTCCCTCACTCTCTAAATACTGCGTGGTGGTCTTTGTATTGAAACAgagtggggacagagaggaggtctGGAAGTCATTTCCATCTACGTTCAGTGTTCTGGCTGCACTCCAGACCTCAGAATATAGTTACACTGACTGTCGGGGGGAAAGCACCATTTATTATGTTATTTCATTTAatgtcatctttatttaactaggcaagggcTTATGTGAATGAGGACATTCAAAGACATGTAGATTAGTTAGAATCATCCAAAAACCTTTGAGTTTAGTCCTGGCTATTCGCATACTACGACAGTGAttaatgtgtgtgcgtgtaataACGATAAAAATGACATTACTAATATGGACCCTGGTTCAAACAACTCAACACATGTCATGGCTGTTCTGATAAAGATAATTTCATTTTGAATATCCATTTATGGAGCATTATAACGTCAAATCGATTATTATGTCATAAGGGGCTGTGAGTGTTGGTATTTTGACAGATCCAAATTGTGTCTGCAACCATTGAAGGTTTGTGTCATCTGTGATAGTGCAAGAGTAGTCTGTGTACACgcctgtttgtgtgtgcctgCCCACATGTATGCATCCGATTTTGTGTGGGTCTAGTATAGATTAGATGGATCTAGGTGAACGTTCTCACCAGGCATGATGGTCTTCTTGCACTCGTGGCACTTGGAAGAGTACTCATTGGAGTAGCACTCAGTGCAGAGCAGCTGGTCATCCTTGGTGGAGAAGGGCTTGTCCACCAGAGAGCGTTTACACTGGAAGCACTGGAAACACTCCTCGTGCCAGTGGCGGTCCTTGTAGGACAGGTCCTACGGAGACAACAGAGGGACAATCCAAATCTGAACATCAGACGTGCGGCACGCTTTGACAATGTTCTTGGATGGAGGCTAAAAAAATGAGACAGTGTTAgtagtttgtgcgtgtgtgtattataccctggtgtacgtgtgtgtgtgtgtgtgtgtgcgtgtgtattatACCCTGGTGTTGCAGCCAATGGGTTTCTTGCAGTCCTCACAGGTGTTGGAGTACAGGCTCTCGTAGCATTTGACACAGTATGGGTTCTCCTCTCTCAGGACGTACTTCTTACCAAACAGGGATTCCTTACAGTAGTGGCAATCATAGCGCTCCGTCATCTTGGCACCGGGAATCCCACCCCGCTAACCTgcggagaggggagggggagagtttGGGAATGACAATTGTCTTACTGTATAAAAAGAGTTTCTTCAAGTTACGGTCAAGAACCCGGATGCATGACCTGCATACATACCGTACATTTGTAAGTAGCCTAGGTTTTTAAGAGTTCAGCTAGATAAACAGAATCCACCTTGGGGGGAACCAAGTCTGTCTGTTTGCCTTGTCTGTGTGCCAGTGTTTATACAGAGACATCCGCTCCCTGACACTGAGTAGTAGCAGAGAGCATACATCATGATCAGTCTGTTATAGGTAATGAGAACTGGATCTAAATTGACTTGCCTGTTACTGCAATGAATAGAATATCCACAAGTACATTTAAGCAGAGTGGAGGGAACACAAGCACAACAACAAGTACAATGGAGATCTCTGATAAGACATTAAGGACATCTCAATAGacatctgcctgtctgtcatcTTTTGAGACAGTGTTATATTGCTGACAGTTGTAGTACCAAGTTCTACTTCTGTGTACAGTATGACTCTCTAGGGTTTAGTCTCTATGTGTCTATCAGCATCCAGTCTTGTCTGTTGACGTGACAGCCACCTGGTTACAGATGAGAGGGATGTTAATAGCTCTATCAGGCATGCTTAGAGAGGGACAGGGGACTTTCGCTCCTGCGCATACCAACACTCACTATATCACCCTGCAGTTAGCAATccataaccacacctccagctgTCAGTATCACGCACCAGACCTCTACACAGATCAGCATCccgcagtgtgtatgtgtgtgtgtgacggcaCACCAGAATAATGGCTACTCACGCTCTGCAGCTGTTAGCAGTTCAGCCCCTGATAAGACTCCTGGTTATGCCTCTCTGTGCCTGGCCTGTCTCGCTTTGCTGACCAGTGGTTTGTGTCCGGCTGCCTCTCG is a genomic window containing:
- the LOC110501321 gene encoding four and a half LIM domains protein 2 produces the protein MTERYDCHYCKESLFGKKYVLREENPYCVKCYESLYSNTCEDCKKPIGCNTRDLSYKDRHWHEECFQCFQCKRSLVDKPFSTKDDQLLCTECYSNEYSSKCHECKKTIMPGSRKMEHKGNSWHETCFTCQRCQQPIGTKSFIPKENQNFCVPCYEKQFAMQCVHCKKPITTGGVTYRDQPWHKDCFLCTGCKQQLSGQRFTSRDDFAYCLNCFCNLYAKKCASCTTPISGLGGSKYISFEERQWHHDCFNCRKCSVSLVGRGFLTERDDILCPECGKDI